A stretch of Kaistella flava (ex Peng et al. 2021) DNA encodes these proteins:
- a CDS encoding efflux RND transporter periplasmic adaptor subunit gives MKKKFTFKKAIYILLGLIFAVALFSGIKYLISSNSKESEQFLTKKPFVQNMDDKVMATGKIVPREEIEIKPNISGIIDKILVTEGDKVTAGQLVATIRIVPSIQNVNAAQQEINNANLQISNAQINVSQQQKQFAMQERLYSQGVISKQEYISSQQQLQSTQQALRNAQQQRETAQKNLQIAKTGATPELAGLATTQIRSKANGTVLEVPVKVGSQVIEANSFNAGSTICSIADLNSLIFEGTIDEAQAGKLKEGLDMNVVIGALQNKSFPGRVTMIAPKGKEENGTIKFPIEADVFNKTNEYIRAGFSANGEVILSSQKNALLLDESLIQYEKVNGKDNSFVEVKQPDGKFKKVNVKLGASDGINVQILSGINKDAEVKVWNPSDKDKEALKEKKGK, from the coding sequence ATGAAAAAGAAGTTCACTTTTAAAAAAGCCATTTATATCCTCTTGGGATTGATCTTCGCCGTGGCACTGTTTTCGGGAATTAAATATCTGATTTCATCCAATTCTAAAGAAAGCGAGCAGTTCCTTACCAAAAAACCATTTGTTCAAAATATGGACGATAAAGTAATGGCAACGGGAAAGATTGTACCGAGAGAAGAAATTGAAATCAAACCCAATATTTCTGGGATTATCGATAAAATTCTGGTGACCGAAGGTGATAAAGTTACCGCTGGACAATTGGTTGCAACGATTAGAATTGTACCGAGCATTCAGAATGTGAACGCTGCACAACAGGAAATTAACAACGCGAATTTGCAGATCAGCAATGCTCAAATTAATGTGTCGCAACAGCAAAAACAATTTGCAATGCAAGAGAGATTATATTCGCAAGGCGTGATTTCTAAGCAAGAATATATTTCGTCACAACAGCAATTACAATCAACGCAGCAAGCATTACGAAATGCGCAGCAACAAAGAGAAACGGCTCAGAAAAACCTTCAGATTGCGAAAACTGGTGCAACTCCAGAATTGGCTGGTTTGGCGACCACTCAAATTCGCTCCAAAGCGAATGGAACTGTTTTAGAAGTTCCGGTAAAAGTCGGAAGTCAGGTAATTGAGGCGAATTCATTTAATGCAGGAAGTACGATTTGTTCGATTGCAGATTTGAATTCTCTTATTTTTGAAGGAACGATTGATGAAGCTCAAGCCGGAAAATTAAAAGAAGGTTTGGACATGAATGTGGTCATCGGTGCCTTGCAAAATAAGTCATTTCCAGGTCGTGTAACGATGATTGCACCGAAAGGAAAAGAGGAAAATGGAACGATTAAATTCCCTATCGAGGCTGACGTTTTTAATAAAACCAATGAATATATCCGCGCAGGATTTTCTGCAAACGGGGAAGTTATTTTGAGTTCTCAGAAAAACGCTTTGCTTTTGGATGAATCTTTAATTCAATATGAAAAGGTGAATGGAAAAGATAATTCTTTCGTCGAAGTAAAACAGCCGGACGGAAAATTCAAAAAAGTGAATGTGAAACTCGGCGCGAGTGATGGAATTAATGTTCAGATTTTATCGGGAATCAACAAAGATGCTGAAGTGAAAGTTTGGAATCCATCTGATAAGGATAAAGAAGCTTTGAAAGAGAAAAAAGGTAAATAA
- a CDS encoding HD domain-containing protein produces MSQNLIQNTIVFVKEKLEGAEAGHDWFHIERVWKLSKKIAGAENCNLEVVELSALLHDIADPKFHDGDETLALKISNEFLKSQNVSDELIEQVLFIIKNISFKNRGEVPDVLPIELQIVQDADRIDAIGAIGIARTFNFGGFKNNLMYHPDIQPKLNMAKEEYKKSQGTTINHFHEKLLLLKDLMNTKTGKDLAQERHDFMLNFLDQFSREWNVE; encoded by the coding sequence ATGTCCCAGAATTTAATTCAGAATACGATCGTTTTTGTCAAAGAGAAATTAGAAGGCGCCGAAGCTGGTCACGATTGGTTTCACATCGAAAGAGTCTGGAAATTATCAAAAAAAATCGCAGGTGCAGAAAATTGTAATTTGGAAGTAGTTGAACTTTCCGCCTTGCTTCATGATATTGCCGATCCCAAATTTCACGATGGCGATGAAACTTTAGCCTTGAAAATATCAAATGAATTTTTAAAAAGTCAAAATGTTTCCGATGAACTCATCGAACAGGTTTTATTCATTATTAAAAATATTTCTTTTAAAAATAGGGGAGAAGTTCCTGATGTTTTACCCATCGAATTGCAGATTGTTCAGGATGCCGACAGAATCGATGCTATTGGTGCGATTGGCATTGCCCGGACTTTCAACTTTGGTGGTTTCAAAAATAATTTAATGTATCATCCTGATATTCAGCCTAAATTGAATATGGCAAAAGAGGAATACAAAAAATCGCAAGGAACAACAATCAACCATTTTCACGAAAAATTATTGCTTCTAAAGGATTTAATGAATACGAAAACTGGAAAAGATTTAGCACAGGAGCGTCACGATTTTATGCTTAATTTCCTCGATCAATTTTCTCGGGAATGGAATGTGGAGTAA
- a CDS encoding ABC transporter ATP-binding protein, with product MMYGTLFLTFIGALMAQVNPLVLKYTVDEVTKLTQLPNPMDEGVHVLVIISAILLGKEILNIFIQFGQKFYGEKIRINTSSVLAQTAIDKILTYSVAFYNDENHESGKLQQRIDRGIESLTKLVQNFFIDILPMFSNAMIALVIMYMQNVYVGLVSTIVVPIYFVISSLQAKKLSGVRRQLRNQREKKTSGLLNLINSIMVIKSFVREKFEGKKQYDLQMQLMESQMFTRRTNFIYDGLKTFIEQFGVVLIILLTVYLVLDQQMTIGAIMLHILLFNNVSAPIRQLHRIYDDMNDAMIYAEGYFDILNADQETEPNGTYIEKNIKGKFELQNVDFTYPNGTKALHHVNMTIENGKTTALVGLSGAGKSTIINLLCKFYLPDSGNVFLDDVELNDFDNTALRNDIGLVLQKNHIFQGSIEDNIRYGNMNATFEEIETAAKKAYLHDQIIDLPEQYNHDATQLSGGQQQRIAIARLFLKDPPIIFLDEPTASLDAIATEQIKNSLDAIKEGRTIVIISHSLSQILDSDCIYVMKKGKVVESGTHDDLIHLNGSYREIFDASARSLNLDKLLSSFKEN from the coding sequence ATGATGTACGGAACTTTGTTTCTGACATTTATCGGTGCTTTGATGGCGCAGGTAAATCCGTTGGTTTTAAAATATACCGTTGATGAAGTTACCAAACTAACGCAACTTCCAAATCCGATGGATGAAGGAGTTCATGTTTTGGTTATTATTTCTGCCATTTTACTGGGGAAAGAAATCCTTAATATTTTCATTCAATTTGGTCAAAAATTTTACGGTGAAAAAATCAGAATTAACACCAGTTCAGTTTTAGCACAAACTGCGATTGATAAAATACTGACTTACAGCGTCGCTTTTTACAATGATGAAAATCACGAATCTGGAAAACTTCAACAAAGAATTGATCGCGGAATTGAGAGTTTAACCAAACTGGTTCAAAACTTCTTTATCGATATTTTACCGATGTTTTCTAACGCGATGATTGCTTTGGTAATTATGTATATGCAAAATGTATACGTCGGTTTGGTTTCTACAATTGTAGTCCCTATTTATTTTGTAATCAGTTCTTTACAGGCTAAAAAACTTTCTGGAGTTCGTCGACAACTAAGAAATCAACGGGAGAAAAAAACTTCAGGACTTTTAAATTTAATCAATTCCATTATGGTGATTAAAAGTTTTGTTCGGGAAAAATTTGAAGGCAAGAAACAGTACGATTTGCAAATGCAGTTGATGGAAAGCCAGATGTTTACCCGAAGAACCAATTTTATTTATGATGGTTTAAAAACTTTTATTGAACAATTTGGAGTCGTTTTAATTATTCTTTTAACCGTTTATTTAGTGCTCGATCAACAAATGACGATTGGTGCAATTATGTTGCATATTCTTTTATTTAATAATGTTTCTGCGCCGATTCGCCAACTTCACAGGATTTATGATGATATGAATGATGCGATGATTTATGCGGAAGGCTATTTTGATATTTTAAATGCAGACCAGGAAACCGAACCGAACGGAACTTATATTGAAAAAAATATTAAAGGTAAATTCGAATTACAGAATGTAGATTTCACTTATCCTAATGGAACCAAAGCATTACACCATGTTAATATGACCATTGAGAACGGAAAGACGACAGCATTGGTTGGTTTAAGTGGCGCGGGAAAATCGACGATTATTAATTTATTATGTAAATTTTACTTACCCGATTCTGGAAATGTTTTCTTGGATGATGTTGAGTTGAATGATTTTGATAATACAGCTTTACGAAATGATATCGGTTTAGTTCTACAGAAAAATCATATTTTCCAGGGAAGTATTGAAGATAATATTCGGTACGGAAATATGAATGCGACTTTTGAGGAAATAGAAACTGCCGCTAAAAAAGCATATTTGCACGATCAAATTATCGATCTTCCGGAACAATATAATCACGATGCGACGCAACTTTCCGGTGGTCAACAACAAAGAATAGCAATTGCGCGTTTATTCCTGAAAGATCCACCGATCATATTCCTGGATGAACCAACTGCAAGTTTAGATGCGATTGCAACCGAACAGATTAAAAACTCTTTAGATGCGATTAAAGAAGGAAGAACCATCGTTATTATTTCGCATTCTTTATCGCAGATTTTAGATTCAGATTGTATTTATGTGATGAAAAAAGGAAAGGTTGTCGAAAGCGGAACGCATGATGATCTCATCCATCTTAACGGGTCGTATCGCGAAATTTTTGATGCGTCAGCGCGAAGTCTTAATCTCGATAAATTATTGAGTTCTTTCAAAGAAAATTAA
- a CDS encoding RNA polymerase sigma factor, with translation MSAKEKEFAKLIKDNQGLIIKVSRLYTNTLEDEQDLFQEIVLQLWRSYDSFKGQSKISTWMYRVALNTAITLFRKKTKSPQTDELMDYHHSDFVEIDDEKQQHISTLYKVIKMLPNVERAIVTMYLDDLPYRDIAENLGITEVNARVKMNRLKKTLKQLMEKHA, from the coding sequence TTGAGTGCCAAAGAAAAAGAATTCGCGAAACTAATAAAAGATAATCAAGGTTTGATTATCAAGGTTTCACGACTTTATACCAATACTTTGGAAGACGAGCAAGATCTTTTTCAAGAGATTGTGTTACAACTTTGGCGTTCCTACGACTCATTCAAAGGACAATCGAAAATCTCTACTTGGATGTATCGAGTCGCTTTGAATACTGCAATTACCCTATTCAGAAAAAAAACAAAATCACCTCAAACTGATGAACTGATGGATTACCATCACAGTGATTTTGTAGAAATTGATGATGAAAAACAACAGCATATTTCGACGCTTTATAAAGTCATCAAAATGCTTCCGAATGTAGAACGTGCGATTGTCACGATGTATCTGGATGATTTACCGTACCGCGACATTGCAGAAAACTTAGGAATCACAGAAGTAAATGCGAGAGTGAAAATGAACCGCTTGAAAAAAACTTTAAAACAATTAATGGAAAAGCATGCCTGA
- a CDS encoding beta-carotene 15,15'-monooxygenase, whose translation MPEFDLDNFKKTWQQEPVQPKYNTSEIESMLNKSSRNYVKYILWISLVEFILILGANLYYTFLGEDTTDLMSVLGKLGIDNSAYFENTLAQLYFILKMVSLAMTGAFVYLFYQNYRKINIESNLKKLILQIIKFKKTVQLFILANIALVVLFTLILGIFTFSVLAQQNIELTNPTLIGFIAGLILTMGISVLMIWIYYRIVYGFILRRLGKNLEQLQNIEEGN comes from the coding sequence ATGCCTGAATTTGATTTAGATAATTTCAAAAAAACCTGGCAACAAGAACCTGTTCAGCCAAAATATAATACCAGCGAAATAGAATCGATGCTGAATAAATCGTCACGTAATTATGTGAAATATATTCTCTGGATTAGTTTAGTAGAATTTATTTTGATTCTCGGAGCCAATTTATATTATACCTTTTTAGGAGAAGACACTACTGATTTAATGAGCGTTTTGGGAAAACTCGGCATTGATAATTCAGCTTATTTTGAAAATACGTTAGCACAACTTTATTTCATTTTAAAAATGGTGAGTTTGGCTATGACTGGAGCTTTTGTTTATTTATTCTACCAAAATTATCGAAAAATCAATATTGAATCCAATCTAAAAAAACTGATTTTACAAATCATTAAATTCAAAAAAACGGTTCAACTATTTATATTAGCCAATATCGCCTTGGTTGTTTTATTTACCTTGATTTTAGGGATATTCACTTTCTCAGTTTTAGCACAACAAAACATTGAATTAACGAATCCAACATTGATAGGCTTTATCGCCGGACTAATCCTCACGATGGGAATTAGCGTACTCATGATCTGGATTTATTACCGCATCGTTTACGGATTCATCCTTAGAAGATTGGGCAAAAATCTGGAACAACTCCAAAATATAGAAGAGGGAAATTAA
- the rpoN gene encoding RNA polymerase factor sigma-54, with protein MLKQNLQMRLGQKLAPQQIQLMKLIQLHTLEFEEELERELEENPALEKVQEDNKEEEYSSLDEKFEEEGNESIDTDFDVNEYIFDDEPAYKSSANNYSADDEEFDNQSLLTEGQSLYDYLLEQIYLAKVDDDDLKIAEYIIGNLDNDGYLRREVKQLVDDLAFSQGMITTTEKVTEILENYVQKLDPPGVGARGLQECLLLQIEKKVSADKAVSLAGNILRNQFDALTNKHYNKIIQKYDIEEEDLKDALEVISKLSPKVGGNFDTQTITINNEIIPDFLITIKDNGAKGVDVIPSLNSKNAPSLRVSDEYKDILTTYSHDKKSAEHKQAALFIKQKLDAAKWYIDAINQRQNTLLQTISAIVQLQKEYFITADDKSLKPMILKDVADITGFDISTISRVVKSKYADTPNGIVYLKSLFSDSLTNDDGEEVSTKEIKTHLMDIIDSENKRKPHTDDALVGLLKEKGYNIARRTIAKYREQLNIPVARLRKEL; from the coding sequence ATGTTAAAACAAAATCTTCAAATGAGACTCGGCCAGAAATTGGCCCCGCAACAAATTCAGTTGATGAAATTGATTCAACTTCATACCCTCGAATTTGAGGAGGAATTAGAGCGCGAACTGGAAGAAAATCCTGCTTTAGAAAAAGTGCAGGAAGATAATAAAGAAGAAGAATATTCCTCACTCGACGAAAAATTTGAAGAAGAAGGCAACGAAAGTATCGACACTGATTTTGATGTTAACGAATATATTTTTGATGACGAACCAGCTTACAAATCTTCAGCGAATAATTATTCTGCGGACGATGAAGAGTTTGATAATCAGTCGCTTTTAACAGAAGGGCAATCCTTGTACGATTACCTTTTGGAACAAATATATTTGGCTAAAGTTGATGATGATGATTTGAAAATTGCAGAATATATTATCGGAAATCTTGATAATGACGGTTATCTTCGCAGAGAAGTGAAACAGTTGGTTGATGATTTGGCATTCTCGCAAGGAATGATTACGACTACTGAAAAGGTAACTGAAATCTTAGAAAACTACGTTCAGAAATTAGATCCGCCGGGAGTTGGTGCCAGAGGTTTACAAGAATGTCTTTTACTACAAATCGAGAAAAAAGTAAGTGCCGATAAAGCAGTAAGTTTAGCCGGAAATATTTTGAGAAATCAGTTTGATGCTTTGACGAATAAGCATTACAACAAGATTATTCAGAAATATGATATCGAAGAAGAAGATTTAAAAGATGCTTTGGAAGTGATTTCGAAATTATCGCCGAAAGTTGGTGGGAATTTCGATACGCAAACGATTACCATTAATAATGAAATTATTCCGGATTTCTTAATTACCATTAAAGATAATGGTGCAAAAGGAGTAGATGTAATTCCTTCGTTAAATAGTAAAAACGCTCCATCTTTGAGAGTTTCAGATGAATATAAAGATATTTTAACGACCTATTCTCACGATAAAAAATCTGCAGAACATAAACAGGCAGCACTTTTTATAAAGCAAAAATTAGATGCGGCAAAATGGTATATTGATGCGATTAATCAGCGTCAGAATACTTTGCTACAAACGATTTCTGCCATTGTTCAATTGCAAAAAGAATACTTCATTACAGCTGATGACAAATCATTGAAACCGATGATTTTGAAAGACGTTGCAGATATTACGGGATTTGATATTTCTACAATTTCCCGTGTGGTAAAAAGCAAATATGCTGATACGCCAAACGGAATTGTTTATTTGAAAAGCCTATTCTCGGATTCATTAACCAATGATGACGGTGAAGAAGTTTCTACCAAAGAAATCAAAACCCATTTGATGGATATTATTGATAGTGAGAACAAGAGAAAGCCACATACCGACGATGCTTTAGTTGGACTTTTGAAAGAAAAAGGATACAATATTGCCAGACGTACGATTGCGAAATACCGTGAGCAACTCAATATTCCAGTGGCGCGTTTAAGAAAAGAATTGTAG
- the asnS gene encoding asparagine--tRNA ligase, translated as MRTTIKELLGDYKKLIHHDITVQGWVRAFRSNRFIALNDGSTINNLQVVVDFEQFDENILKNISNAASLKIVGEVVESQGAGQNIEIIAKKIIILGDNFTEERDKTILQPKKHSLEILREQAHLRFRTNLFSAVFRVRSSVSFAIHQFFNQNQFFYMNTPIITGADAEGAGEMFGVTNFDLNEIPRDENGAIDYTQDFFGKKTNLTVSGQLNVETAMMGLGRVYTFGPTFRAENSNTTRHLAEFWMVEPEVAFNNLEDNIDLAEDFLKYVINYVLENCKDDLEFLDKRFADEQKQKPEKDRASEGLLEKLQNVLQKRFKRVSYTEAIEILRNSKENKKGKFQFPIDEWGADLQSEHERFLVEKHFECPVVLFDYPKEIKAFYMKLNEDGKTVAAMDVLFPGIGEIIGGSQREDKFDVLKAKMKDMNVDEEELWWYMDTRKFGSVPHAGFGLGLERLVLFVTGMTNIRDVIPFPRTPNTAEF; from the coding sequence ATGAGAACGACCATTAAAGAATTATTAGGAGATTATAAAAAACTAATTCATCATGACATCACCGTACAAGGTTGGGTAAGAGCATTTCGCTCTAACCGATTTATCGCTTTGAACGACGGTTCGACCATCAACAATTTACAGGTTGTTGTTGACTTTGAACAATTTGATGAGAATATTCTTAAAAATATCAGCAACGCTGCGTCATTGAAGATTGTAGGTGAAGTTGTAGAAAGCCAGGGAGCTGGACAAAACATCGAAATCATCGCTAAGAAGATTATCATTTTAGGAGATAACTTTACAGAAGAAAGAGATAAAACAATCCTTCAGCCGAAGAAACATTCCTTAGAAATTCTTCGTGAGCAAGCGCATTTGCGTTTCCGTACGAACTTATTTAGCGCTGTTTTTAGAGTGAGAAGTTCGGTGAGTTTTGCGATTCATCAGTTCTTTAATCAGAATCAGTTTTTCTATATGAACACACCGATTATTACCGGTGCTGATGCAGAAGGAGCTGGGGAAATGTTTGGAGTAACCAACTTTGATCTGAATGAAATTCCACGTGATGAAAATGGAGCGATTGATTATACACAAGACTTCTTTGGTAAGAAAACGAATTTAACAGTTTCTGGACAGTTGAACGTGGAAACTGCAATGATGGGATTGGGAAGAGTTTACACTTTTGGTCCGACTTTCCGTGCGGAGAATTCTAATACAACGCGTCACCTTGCAGAATTCTGGATGGTAGAACCTGAGGTAGCTTTTAATAATTTAGAAGACAATATCGATCTTGCTGAAGATTTCTTAAAATACGTCATCAATTATGTTTTAGAAAATTGCAAAGATGATCTGGAATTTTTAGACAAAAGATTTGCAGATGAACAAAAACAAAAACCTGAGAAAGACAGAGCTTCGGAAGGTTTGTTAGAGAAATTACAAAATGTACTTCAGAAAAGATTTAAACGTGTTTCTTATACAGAAGCGATTGAGATTCTTAGAAATTCTAAAGAAAATAAAAAAGGTAAATTCCAGTTTCCTATTGATGAGTGGGGCGCAGATTTACAAAGTGAGCACGAGCGTTTCTTAGTAGAAAAACATTTTGAATGTCCGGTTGTTCTTTTTGATTATCCAAAAGAGATCAAAGCATTCTACATGAAATTGAATGAAGATGGAAAAACGGTTGCTGCAATGGATGTATTATTCCCAGGAATTGGTGAAATCATAGGAGGTTCTCAGAGAGAAGATAAATTCGACGTTTTGAAAGCCAAGATGAAAGACATGAATGTTGATGAAGAAGAGCTTTGGTGGTATATGGATACTCGAAAATTCGGTTCTGTGCCACATGCTGGTTTCGGACTTGGTTTAGAAAGACTGGTGCTTTTTGTAACAGGAATGACCAACATCAGAGATGTAATTCCTTTCCCAAGAACGCCTAATACTGCGGAGTTTTAA
- the rimM gene encoding ribosome maturation factor RimM (Essential for efficient processing of 16S rRNA) — MKKEDCYFLGKITRRHGLHGNVFLKLDTDQPEMYSKLDTVFVDINGLLVPFFIAKQSWSKGETLIVSFKNSTEALVDQVVGKDVYLPLTGLPKLTGNKFYYHEVVGFEIREEDGKSCGIIETINDQTGQHYFVLTLAEKHIVIPIIRDWILELNREEKFIKMALPEGLMDVFLIPSKKDE; from the coding sequence ATGAAAAAAGAAGATTGCTATTTTTTAGGGAAAATTACTCGTAGACACGGATTACACGGAAATGTATTCTTGAAACTGGATACTGATCAACCTGAAATGTACTCTAAATTGGATACCGTATTTGTTGATATCAATGGATTATTGGTGCCTTTTTTCATTGCCAAACAATCTTGGAGCAAAGGCGAAACGCTGATTGTTTCTTTCAAAAATTCTACTGAAGCCTTGGTGGATCAGGTTGTTGGTAAAGATGTTTACCTGCCGCTTACCGGCTTGCCAAAACTGACTGGAAATAAATTCTATTACCACGAAGTTGTAGGTTTCGAAATCCGCGAAGAAGATGGTAAATCTTGTGGAATTATTGAAACGATTAACGACCAAACCGGCCAGCATTATTTCGTGCTTACCTTGGCTGAAAAACATATCGTTATTCCGATTATCAGAGATTGGATTCTGGAATTAAACCGTGAGGAGAAGTTTATTAAAATGGCTTTACCTGAAGGTTTGATGGACGTTTTCTTGATTCCTTCTAAGAAAGACGAGTAA
- a CDS encoding 30S ribosomal protein S16, giving the protein MSVKIRLQRHGKKGKPFYHIVVADARASRDGKFIEKIGTYNPITNPAVIELNVDAAVKWLGNGAQPTDTARAILSYKGVLYKRHLQGGVAKGAFDQATADSKFAAWLEAKEQQVVGKKEGLVKSKQDAKKAALEAEVKVNQDRLDAAQKLVDDAKAEEAAKIAEAKAAEEAANAPVVEEAAPEVTEEPTAEAEGTEETQA; this is encoded by the coding sequence ATGTCAGTAAAAATTAGATTACAAAGACACGGTAAAAAAGGAAAACCTTTCTACCACATCGTAGTTGCCGATGCAAGAGCAAGTAGAGATGGTAAATTCATCGAAAAAATTGGTACTTACAATCCTATCACTAACCCAGCGGTTATCGAACTTAACGTTGATGCTGCAGTAAAATGGTTAGGTAACGGAGCGCAACCAACTGATACAGCTCGTGCGATTCTTTCTTACAAAGGAGTTCTTTACAAAAGACACTTACAAGGTGGTGTAGCTAAAGGTGCTTTCGATCAAGCGACTGCTGATAGCAAATTTGCTGCTTGGTTAGAAGCGAAAGAGCAACAAGTTGTTGGTAAAAAAGAAGGTTTGGTTAAATCTAAACAAGATGCTAAAAAAGCAGCTTTAGAAGCTGAAGTAAAAGTAAACCAAGATAGATTAGACGCTGCACAGAAATTAGTTGATGACGCGAAAGCTGAAGAAGCAGCTAAAATCGCTGAAGCAAAAGCAGCTGAAGAAGCAGCTAATGCACCAGTTGTAGAAGAAGCAGCTCCAGAAGTTACTGAAGAACCAACTGCAGAAGCAGAAGGAACTGAAGAAACTCAGGCTTAA